The genomic window ATACCATGTCCCATAGGTATTCACTGTGATGATTTTGGTAAAAGGTGTTGATCCACCAGCATTTGGGACTGTGTCGCAAAATATAGTAGTTCCATTTACATCCGCAGGATTAAATCCACTTGTTTTACTATAACAAACCTTATAACCACCATCTGTATCATTCACAGCTTTTTCTTTTAAGGCTGTCCATGAAACTGAAATGCCAGCATTTGATTTTCCAGTCCCTTCTACTGTGATATCAGATGATGAGGAAGAACCATTGTTTCCATTCGTACTAGTGACTCTTACGACTGCTGTTTTTGATCCACTAGCTGAAGGGGAAAATGTTACTGTAAATGTAGTGCTTTGTCCAGGAGTTAGTGAAGTTGTACCTGCAGCACTAGTTACGAATTGATCAGTATTCCCGCTGAATTCATTTACTGCAAGTCCTGTGAGTGTTGCGGTTCCATTGTTAGTGATCGTAACCGTTTTTGCCGACGAAGATAAACCTGGCCATAAAATTCCAAACGTTGGAAGTGTCCCACCAGTAGTGTAAGAACTAGAGTTATGTGAAATTGCAATGGTTGGAACTGGTTTTACTGTTGCCGTTCCGTTCACCGTAAATATAAAATTGGAAGGAGTTGCGTTCACCGTAATCGTAGCTGATTTTGACGTTGGAGTTGTATTCGCTGGCGAAAACGTTACATTAAATGTAAATGTTCCGTCTTTTGCTAACGTTGATCCATTCGCAACAGAAACTGCAGAAACTGTAAACTGTGCATTGGAACTTTCCACAACGGGAGTTCCTAAAGTGGAGGATAGACTCCCCGTGTTACTGATTGTGAATTGGATTGGTGTTCCTGAAGACTGTTCTTCCACACTCCCCATACTAAAACTTCCATTGCTGACAATCTCAGTTGCTCCTTGAGAGAGTGCCAGCCGTGCTGCAGCAGCTCCTCCTGTCCCCGTGAATGTGAGTTGGAAAGCAGAAAGTGCTGGATCTGAAGTGGATAACTTTACGACGGCTGTCTTAAGACCGGTTGAAGTTGGTTTGAATCGCAAAGTAAAGGTTACGGACGCATTGGGAGCTAAAGTTGTTTGGTTCGGTTGCGTCAATTGAAATTGATTGAGTTCGGATTCAGTCATATTAACTATAGGCGATCCTGGTAAAGTCAGGGATGTGGTCCCTTTGTTTTGGATGGTGAGTGTCGCCAATTTTCCATTCGTAGTATTGATGGGTTCAGTACCGAGATCAATACTTGCTCCACTTTCTCTGACAACACCTGAATAGGTAACTTCTAACTTTGGTGCACCTACGTCCGTTCCCCCACCACCAAGTCCTAGGAGTGCAAATGCGGCTCCACCACCGCCCCCCCCTGCTCCTGGGCAAGATATAAATGTGAAGATAGAGAATAAGGGAATTAGAATGTACTTTTTTTGCATGTGATTTGGGCCCAACGTCCGAATTTTTGACCAATATAATTCACGTTCGTCTACTTTCAATCACACTGTTTTCACTCCATGGTCATACAAACCGTTAAAAACGGTGCAATGCCATTTTTAGAACGTAAATTCTGGTTTGCTTCCATTTTTTTTAATCAAAAGAGGAAACATCATAGCTGTTAGGAGAATTTTTTATAGTATAATCATTGTTTGGTTCATATTTAATGATGGAATTGTAAAGAATTTCACTACTTCCAGAACTAAGCATTGCTTTTATTTCTGAATCATGGTAATATCCAGTATGGTATATTACTTCATCCTCACAGCCATTCCTTTTGCCATCGTTTCCGCTTTTTGTATCCATTGGATCACCCTTAGCGAAGAATCAAACCCAGAAAAACGTTTAGAGATTTCCCGAGGGGTTTATTTAGGATTCTCTTTCCAAGTGATTGTTTTTGCTTGGTTATTATTCCAATTGGGTCACTCACGATTTGCCTTTCCAGTCATTGCAATCGCCTTTTCTATGCTAGGTGACTGGTTCAATTTGCAATTTCCTTTGGCTAAAAAATATATGAAAGATCCCGTTTTAGGTGGCATCTTTAGTTTTGCCATTGCTCAAGTCTTTTTTATATTGGCCATTCGCCAATTGATCACATGGGAAGAATTGTATTCTAATACGAGACCTTTTATCATTAGTTTACTTTTTATAATTTTACCTGCTGTGATTTTTTATTTTAGAGTTTACAATCCAAATCGCTCTAAATGGGTGATGGCCTCTGCATTTATCTATGGAATTATTTTGTGTTTTTTTGTATCCTTATGCATTAACGCCTATTTATTGTATGGTGGTGTTTGGATTTATTTGGGAATTGGAGCTGGCTTTTTCCTTCTCTCGGATGCTGTAATGGGCGAAACAACAATCAATGGCACAAGGCATCCAAAATGGGAGTTTCAAGTTCCATGGATTACCTATCTCATTGCTCAGTGTTTTTTACTCGTTGGGTTTTTTCTTGTTTCCCATACGAGAATGCTAGCCCATTAAAAAGTGAGTTCTGAATCCATTGTAAGAGAGTGGGTTGCATTTTCCCACATAAGTAATGTTTGTTTGCGTTTGGGATCCCACCGGTAACCGCCAAATAAACCAGAAGATTGAATGACTCGGTGGCATGGGATGAGTACTGCGATTGGATTTTTCCCAATGGCGGTACCCACTGCACGATGTGCATTTTTTTGGCCAATGGATTCAGCAATTTCTCCATAAGTGGAAGTATCTCCAGAAGGGATCGATAGAAGTGATTGCCATACCTTTATTTGGAAGGGTGTCCCTAACACGGAGAGATGGATGGGAGATTTCGGTACCCGAATGGTTTGTAAAAAATCTTTCACTGGATTGTGTATTTCTCTTTTCTCTTCTTTCCATCTTGCATTTGGGAAACTCACTTTGATAGCTGATAAACATTCCTCTTTGTCACTTCCCTGTTGTAAAAATTGTAAATTCTGAATCGATTTCTCAGAGGAGACAACAACCATTTCCCCTAAAATGGTAGGGAAAAACTCATAGTATAAATGTACCCCTTCTCCAAACGATTTATATTCACCAGGAGTCATCCCTTCTAATTTGATAAATAAATCGTGTAATCTGCCCGTGCTGGATAATCCCAAACGATAGGTTGTGTCTAATATTGAATTTTTTTGTATGAGTCGCTTAGCGTGCGTTAAAGTTACTGAAGATAAAAATTGTTTTGGAGAGACTCCCACATACTCTAAAAACAGTTTTTGGAAATGAGAAGGACTTAATTTGGCAAATTGAGCCAATGAATCTAAACTGGGTTGGGATTCAAAATTTTGAATCAAATATTCAATTACGTTTTGAATGAGTTGGTAATGTTTTCCTTGCGATTCCACAATGAAAGTTTACCCAATCGGTATCGATTCGGAAACCCGATTCTTGTGATTTTTTCGAAAAAATACATTTTGTTTGCATTTTTTTGCAGGTATTGGAAGTATTTTTTTATATCAAAACGACTGTGAATCCCAACACTGAAACATTTCCTGTATTATCCGCCTTACAAAAGATAGTTGCATCTATCCAAAAAAATCCTGTCACAATTTTGGATGCACCACCTGGTTCTGGTAAAACAACTGCCTTACCTTTGGAACTTTTAAAATTCAATTTAACTGCAGGCAAAAAAATTTGTATCCTTGAACCAAGACGGATTGCAGCAAAAAATGCAGCAAAACGGATTTGCCAAACCATTGGAGAACCAGTGGGAGAAACTGTTGGGTACCGTGTCCGTTTTGATTCTAAAATCAATCGAGATACAAAAATCGAATTTGTTACTGATGGGATGTTAACAAATTATCTACTGTCTGATCCTGAACTTTCAGACTATGGTTTACTTATCTTTGATGAATTCCATGAAAGAAGATTAGAATCGGATTTTTGTTTTGCATTGGCTAGAAAAACCCAAGAAATCTTTCGTAGTGATTTAAAAATTCTCATCATGTCTGCTACTTTAGAAGGACAAAACTTTGTTAACTTGGGAATCACAAATCCCCCAATTGAAGTTTCAACCGTGACACATCCATTAGAAATTTTCTATATGGGGCAATCTCAAAAAAATCTTCTACAACGAATCATCGACCTAATACCCAAGGCAGTCGAACAGACAACAGGTGATATTTTGGTTTTTTTATCGGGGAAAAAAGAAATTTTAGATTTAAAATTCCAACTTGAATTAAACCAGACTATCAAAGAGAATTCTATCGTTCTTCCTTTGTTTGGCGATATGAATTTATCTGACCAAGAAAATATCTTTTTACCAGACTCTCGAGGCAAAAAGAAAATCATCTTATCCACAAATATTGCAGAATCATCTGTAACAATTCCTGGTGTGCGAGTTGTTTTTGATTCTGGTTATTTTAAACATTCTATTTTTGATCCAGAATCCGGAATCACACATTTGGTCCGAGACCGAATTAGTCTTAGTAGTGCAAAACAAAGAGCAGGACGTGCATCACGGGAAGGGAAAGGATTCGTTTATAAACTTTGGTCCAAAGAAGAAGAAACAAATTTTTTTGATCGTACAAAACCAGAAATCCTCGAAGGTGATTTAGACCGTTTGGTTTTGGAAATCAAATCATTTGGTGAAGAGATAAATTCTCTTCCCTTCCTTGATCCACCAAACAAAGGTTCACTGTTACTTTCCATGGCACGTTTAAAATTATTAGGTTGTTTAGATAAAAATAACCAACTAACCGATTTAGGGAAAGAAACATTATTGTACCCTCTTCCCATTCGATTGGGATGTGTGATCTCAAGGTTACCAAAAGAAAACGAAACAATCATTGCAGATATTGTTTCCATTCTTGGAAAAGAATCCACCGGTACAGAAACAAAGGAATTTCCAAATTCCATTTCACAAAATTCATTCTCACAAGAATTGAAACTCGTATATGATCAAATTTTAAGCATTTTTAAAGGGAAAAATGCATATCCTCAAAAAAACAAAAATGAACTTAGGGATTATTATTTTTGCAAAGGATTCCCAGATCGGATTGGGAAACGAAAAGAAAAAGAGGGAAAAGAATACAAACTCTCCAATGGAAAAATTGGTACGTTTAATTCAAACTTACTCCAATTATCCGAATTCATACTTGCACTCGATACAATTTCGTTTGGATCCACTTTGTACATCACACAATACCTCCCCATTTCCCTTGAACTGATCGATGAAACTCTAAACGAACATATTGAAATCGTACAAAGCCCTGAAATCAGAACAAACCAACGGAATGAATCTTTTTTAATCGTCAAAGAAGAGAGAAAAATTGGGGATCTGATTTTGGATTCGAAAGAACTGACAAAACCAAATCCTTCAGCCATTCAAAATGCACTCTTAGAATACTTATCTCATATGGATTGGGAGTATGAATGGAATAAAAGAGAAGAACTTTTCAATTATTTCAATCGAGTCCAGTTTTTGGTCAAAAATGATGTGTTAGGTGTCAATGTATCCTTAGACCATTTGAAATCATCGGTAAAGGATTGGTTGTTTCCATTTCTAAATTTTGAAACACAAAAGTTTTCTTTAACGAATCTTCCATTCTTAGAAGCATTTAAATCATATGTAGGATATGAAAACCAATCGATCATCCAGAAAGAAGCACCAACATCAATCCAAGTTCCTTCTGGTTCTACTCTTCCCATACAATACCATGGCAATGAACCTGAATTACATGTCAAATTACAAGAGTTATTTGGACTGAAATCCTTACCAAATTTGGCGAATGGGAAAGTTAAAATCTTAGTCCATTTGTTGTCACCTGCAAGAAGGCCAGTCCAAATTACAAAAGACTTAGAAAGTTTTTGGAATAATGGTTACCATGAAGTAAAAAAAGAGTTAAAAGGACGTTACCCAAAACACCCTTGGCCTGACAAACCTTGGGAAGCCATTCCCACAAAACATTTAAATCACAACAAACGTTCGTAAGTTGAGACCCAACCTTTTTGGTTCACAAAAAATTTTGATTGGCAATTGGGACAAAGATGATCACCCATTTGTTTAAATCTTAGTAAAGTTTGGCACTCGGGGCAGTGGATGGTTTTCACTTCTTGTGGTGACTTTGGAGTGAGTTCGTTTGCGGGAGTATCCCCGATATAAAAAGATTCTAGATGATGGATACACTCTGCTTCTTCTTTAAAAAACGAAAGGACTGCATTTTGTTCAGAAGGGATTTCCGATTTTAATCCAAAGCCTGCTAGTTTTGAACCAGTTTCTTTGCATCTCTCCGTCATTTTCCTCAAAAATTCCCAACCTACTTCCGTCACCTCTGTGACTTCTGTAAAATCAAGGCAAAAAAGTGAAGGCGAAAGAGTTTCTTCCTTTAGTTTTAAATAAAGTTCCGAGCCAATTTCTGCGGAAAAAATCCCCGCAAGGCGGAAAAGAAGTGATTTCAAACAGGTTTTTCCTCTTTTCTATTCTTCGGAACAGATTCTGTATTTACAAGGAATTTTGTTCCAAATACCTTTATTTATCAGATATGAAATCGATCCCAAGACGATACTGGGTTTTTCCTGTAGACATTCTCTTTATGTTTTTGTCCTATTTTCTCGCACACTTGGTGCGATTTGAGAATATTGGGTTTCTTCACAATTACCCGGATTTTTGGGTCTGTGCCACGATCGTCGTGGTCACGAGAAGTATCGTTTTTTTATTTTCAGGGATCTATCGTTCTTTGTGGTCCTATGCTTCGTTACACGATCTATTAGCCATCATCAAAGCAACCATCCTTTCTTCCTTGGTTTCTACATTAGCCCTTCTCTTTTACAATCGATTTTACCAATTATCACGAATGGTTCCCATTCTTGATACACTCATCCTTTTAGGATTTTTGTGCCTCCGAAGTTTGAGTTGGAGGATGATTAGGGAACAAATTTTTAGTCCTGACAAAACCAGGAAAGGAACTCCCATCCTGCTCGTTGGTGCGGGGAAATTAGGAAGCTCTTTTTTAACTGAAATTAGGCGAAACGTAGACTTAGATTATTTCCCTATCGGATTTTTGGATGATAATGTTTCCAAAAAAGGTGGTTACATCCAAGGGATTCCCATTCTCGGATCAACCGAAGAGATTGGAAAAGTTTTGAATCGTTATGCGGTCAAAAAGGTCATTATGACAGTTCCACAACCCGATGGACGTGTTGTAAGCAAACTGATGAAAGAATGTGAAGGTGCGGGTGTTGAGTTTAAAATCTTACCTACATTTGGCGAATACCTTGCCGAGAAACCAAATATCACACAACTTCGTGAAGTACAAGTTGAAGATTTACTTGGTAGACCTACTGTTGATTTAGAAATTGAATCTATCCGTTCTTACTTGGAAAAAAAAGTCATTCTCGTAACGGGAGCTGGTGGATCCATTGGATCTGAAATCTGCCGCCAAGTCGCACTTTTTAAACCTAGTGTACTTGTTATTTTAGACGCCGCCGAAACACCGTTATACGAGATCGACTATGAACTTCGGAAAAACTTTTCTGAATTGAATATTGACATTCGACCAGTCATCGCTGATGTCAAAAATTTATCGAGAATCTCGGCTGTTTTTGAAGAACATAGGCCATCTGTTGTTTTCCACTCAGCTGCTTACAAACATGTTCCCATGATGGAGATTAATCCTTCAGAAGCAATTCTC from Leptospira paudalimensis includes these protein-coding regions:
- a CDS encoding polysaccharide biosynthesis protein, whose amino-acid sequence is MKSIPRRYWVFPVDILFMFLSYFLAHLVRFENIGFLHNYPDFWVCATIVVVTRSIVFLFSGIYRSLWSYASLHDLLAIIKATILSSLVSTLALLFYNRFYQLSRMVPILDTLILLGFLCLRSLSWRMIREQIFSPDKTRKGTPILLVGAGKLGSSFLTEIRRNVDLDYFPIGFLDDNVSKKGGYIQGIPILGSTEEIGKVLNRYAVKKVIMTVPQPDGRVVSKLMKECEGAGVEFKILPTFGEYLAEKPNITQLREVQVEDLLGRPTVDLEIESIRSYLEKKVILVTGAGGSIGSEICRQVALFKPSVLVILDAAETPLYEIDYELRKNFSELNIDIRPVIADVKNLSRISAVFEEHRPSVVFHSAAYKHVPMMEINPSEAILNNVMGTKNVADVCRLIGVERFVLISTDKAVNPVNVMGASKRAAEIYLQHISQNSRTKFITVRFGNVLGSNGSVIPRFREQIKRGGPVTVTHPEVIRYFMTIPEATQLVLQAGSMGEHGEIFLLDMGEPVRILSLAEEMIRLSGYTPYKDINIEFSGLRPGEKLYEELLLNAEGIKKTHHPKIRIAAPLDHYNLLLFQNKLNRLFSLAKANKNREIFAGLKDIIPEYKIHDEYIEWETSHGKRNL
- a CDS encoding bifunctional helix-turn-helix domain-containing protein/methylated-DNA--[protein]-cysteine S-methyltransferase, whose protein sequence is MESQGKHYQLIQNVIEYLIQNFESQPSLDSLAQFAKLSPSHFQKLFLEYVGVSPKQFLSSVTLTHAKRLIQKNSILDTTYRLGLSSTGRLHDLFIKLEGMTPGEYKSFGEGVHLYYEFFPTILGEMVVVSSEKSIQNLQFLQQGSDKEECLSAIKVSFPNARWKEEKREIHNPVKDFLQTIRVPKSPIHLSVLGTPFQIKVWQSLLSIPSGDTSTYGEIAESIGQKNAHRAVGTAIGKNPIAVLIPCHRVIQSSGLFGGYRWDPKRKQTLLMWENATHSLTMDSELTF
- the hrpB gene encoding ATP-dependent helicase HrpB — its product is MNPNTETFPVLSALQKIVASIQKNPVTILDAPPGSGKTTALPLELLKFNLTAGKKICILEPRRIAAKNAAKRICQTIGEPVGETVGYRVRFDSKINRDTKIEFVTDGMLTNYLLSDPELSDYGLLIFDEFHERRLESDFCFALARKTQEIFRSDLKILIMSATLEGQNFVNLGITNPPIEVSTVTHPLEIFYMGQSQKNLLQRIIDLIPKAVEQTTGDILVFLSGKKEILDLKFQLELNQTIKENSIVLPLFGDMNLSDQENIFLPDSRGKKKIILSTNIAESSVTIPGVRVVFDSGYFKHSIFDPESGITHLVRDRISLSSAKQRAGRASREGKGFVYKLWSKEEETNFFDRTKPEILEGDLDRLVLEIKSFGEEINSLPFLDPPNKGSLLLSMARLKLLGCLDKNNQLTDLGKETLLYPLPIRLGCVISRLPKENETIIADIVSILGKESTGTETKEFPNSISQNSFSQELKLVYDQILSIFKGKNAYPQKNKNELRDYYFCKGFPDRIGKRKEKEGKEYKLSNGKIGTFNSNLLQLSEFILALDTISFGSTLYITQYLPISLELIDETLNEHIEIVQSPEIRTNQRNESFLIVKEERKIGDLILDSKELTKPNPSAIQNALLEYLSHMDWEYEWNKREELFNYFNRVQFLVKNDVLGVNVSLDHLKSSVKDWLFPFLNFETQKFSLTNLPFLEAFKSYVGYENQSIIQKEAPTSIQVPSGSTLPIQYHGNEPELHVKLQELFGLKSLPNLANGKVKILVHLLSPARRPVQITKDLESFWNNGYHEVKKELKGRYPKHPWPDKPWEAIPTKHLNHNKRS
- a CDS encoding choice-of-anchor D domain-containing protein, coding for MQKKYILIPLFSIFTFISCPGAGGGGGGAAFALLGLGGGGTDVGAPKLEVTYSGVVRESGASIDLGTEPINTTNGKLATLTIQNKGTTSLTLPGSPIVNMTESELNQFQLTQPNQTTLAPNASVTFTLRFKPTSTGLKTAVVKLSTSDPALSAFQLTFTGTGGAAAARLALSQGATEIVSNGSFSMGSVEEQSSGTPIQFTISNTGSLSSTLGTPVVESSNAQFTVSAVSVANGSTLAKDGTFTFNVTFSPANTTPTSKSATITVNATPSNFIFTVNGTATVKPVPTIAISHNSSSYTTGGTLPTFGILWPGLSSSAKTVTITNNGTATLTGLAVNEFSGNTDQFVTSAAGTTSLTPGQSTTFTVTFSPSASGSKTAVVRVTSTNGNNGSSSSSDITVEGTGKSNAGISVSWTALKEKAVNDTDGGYKVCYSKTSGFNPADVNGTTIFCDTVPNAGGSTPFTKIITVNTYGTWYIKVFAFGKYNTTGGTPSTQTSVNVPST
- a CDS encoding lysoplasmalogenase family protein; this encodes MVYYFILTAIPFAIVSAFCIHWITLSEESNPEKRLEISRGVYLGFSFQVIVFAWLLFQLGHSRFAFPVIAIAFSMLGDWFNLQFPLAKKYMKDPVLGGIFSFAIAQVFFILAIRQLITWEELYSNTRPFIISLLFIILPAVIFYFRVYNPNRSKWVMASAFIYGIILCFFVSLCINAYLLYGGVWIYLGIGAGFFLLSDAVMGETTINGTRHPKWEFQVPWITYLIAQCFLLVGFFLVSHTRMLAH